The Micromonospora sp. NBC_01740 genome includes a window with the following:
- a CDS encoding SDR family oxidoreductase encodes MTNKLGVTNIMGDLIGRTALVTGASRGIGQTIAIRLAARGAVVIAHFGTDRQGATATVDQIVRDGGTAYAVGAELGVDADVETLFAGVEASLAGRPLDILVNNAAAPPAGPLGATTRAAFDHLFAVNVRAPYFIIERALPLLRDDGRIITISSAATRMANATQTSFAMTKGAVETMTLTLANHLGARGITVNAVAPGATRTATNGPVFETPGLAELITAMTALNRLGEPGDVADVVAFLASDAARWVTGQVIDASGGLFLGPRA; translated from the coding sequence GTGACTAACAAGTTGGGAGTAACTAACATCATGGGTGATCTGATCGGCAGGACAGCCCTGGTGACCGGCGCGTCGCGCGGCATCGGCCAGACGATCGCGATCCGGCTCGCAGCGCGGGGAGCGGTCGTCATCGCGCACTTCGGCACGGACAGGCAGGGCGCGACGGCGACGGTCGACCAGATCGTGCGGGACGGTGGAACGGCGTACGCCGTCGGCGCGGAACTGGGCGTGGACGCAGATGTCGAGACGCTGTTCGCGGGAGTCGAGGCCAGCCTCGCCGGGCGACCACTCGACATCCTCGTCAACAACGCGGCAGCGCCACCCGCAGGCCCGCTCGGCGCCACGACACGAGCAGCCTTCGACCATCTGTTCGCGGTCAACGTACGGGCGCCGTACTTCATCATCGAACGCGCGTTGCCCCTGCTGCGCGACGACGGCCGGATCATCACGATCTCGTCCGCGGCGACCCGGATGGCCAACGCGACCCAGACGTCGTTCGCCATGACCAAGGGCGCGGTCGAGACGATGACCCTGACGTTGGCCAACCACCTCGGCGCCAGGGGCATCACGGTGAACGCGGTCGCGCCCGGCGCCACCCGGACCGCGACCAACGGCCCGGTCTTCGAGACACCGGGCCTGGCCGAGCTGATCACCGCAATGACGGCACTCAACCGCCTGGGCGAGCCCGGCGACGTCGCCGACGTGGTCGCGTTCCTCGCCTCCGACGCCGCACGCTGGGTCACCGGGCAGGTCATCGACGCCAGTGGCGGCCTGTTCCTGGGCCCGCGCGCCTGA
- a CDS encoding peroxiredoxin — MAGVGVGDVVRDFELPDETGTPRRLSEFLATGPVVLFFYPAALTRGCTAESCHFRDLAAEFAAVGATRVGISRDPVEKQAEFSRRHGFDYPLLSDVDGTVADLFGVRRRLPLGALSTRRMTFVIGTDRRIVEVVHSELNMNDHADAALRALGG, encoded by the coding sequence GTGGCGGGTGTGGGTGTCGGCGACGTGGTGCGGGACTTCGAGTTGCCCGACGAGACGGGCACGCCGCGGCGGCTGTCGGAGTTCCTGGCCACCGGTCCGGTGGTGTTGTTCTTCTATCCGGCGGCGTTGACGCGGGGGTGCACGGCGGAGAGCTGCCACTTCCGGGACCTGGCGGCGGAGTTCGCGGCGGTGGGCGCGACGCGGGTGGGCATCAGCCGCGACCCGGTGGAGAAGCAGGCGGAGTTTTCCCGCCGGCACGGGTTCGACTATCCCCTGCTGTCGGACGTGGACGGCACGGTCGCGGACCTGTTCGGGGTGCGGCGGCGACTGCCGTTGGGTGCGCTGAGCACGCGGCGGATGACGTTCGTGATCGGCACCGACCGGCGGATCGTCGAGGTGGTCCACAGTGAGCTGAACATGAACGACCACGCGGACGCGGCGTTGCGGGCGCTGGGGGGTTGA
- a CDS encoding SDR family oxidoreductase, with the protein MRPVTVITGGSRGIGAATARRLAHAGHHVAFSYRRDHTAATAVLADIEATGVRGLAVPADTRDPEQVTALFDAAADLGPITGLVNNAGVTSPIGAFVDLDPTDLRHVVDVNLIGYVLCAQQAARRMSDGAAIVNVSSAAATLGSPGEYVHYAAVKAATDTLTTGLAKELAPRGIRVNAVAPGIIRTDIHALSGQPDRPERAAARIPLGRPGEPDEVAGAIAWLLGPDATYTTGTVLRVAGGL; encoded by the coding sequence ATGCGACCGGTCACCGTCATCACCGGCGGCAGCCGCGGCATCGGCGCCGCCACCGCCCGCCGCCTCGCCCACGCCGGGCACCACGTCGCCTTCAGCTACCGCCGCGACCACACCGCCGCCACCGCCGTGCTCGCCGACATCGAAGCCACCGGCGTACGCGGCCTCGCCGTGCCCGCCGACACCCGCGACCCCGAGCAGGTCACCGCCCTGTTCGACGCCGCCGCCGACCTCGGCCCGATCACCGGCCTGGTCAACAACGCCGGCGTCACCAGCCCCATCGGCGCGTTCGTCGACCTCGACCCCACCGACCTGCGCCACGTCGTCGACGTCAACCTCATCGGCTACGTCCTCTGCGCCCAGCAGGCCGCCCGCCGGATGAGCGACGGCGCCGCCATCGTCAACGTCTCCTCCGCCGCCGCCACCCTCGGCAGCCCCGGCGAGTACGTGCACTACGCCGCCGTGAAGGCCGCCACCGACACCCTCACCACCGGCCTCGCCAAGGAACTCGCCCCCCGCGGCATCCGCGTCAACGCCGTCGCCCCCGGCATCATCCGCACCGACATCCACGCCCTCTCCGGCCAACCCGACCGACCCGAGCGGGCCGCCGCCCGCATCCCACTGGGCCGCCCCGGCGAACCCGACGAGGTCGCCGGCGCCATCGCCTGGCTGCTCGGCCCCGACGCCACCTACACCACCGGCACCGTCCTACGCGTCGCCGGCGGTCTCTGA
- a CDS encoding SWIM zinc finger family protein gives MSATQTYRYLGSSTLASDGLGLQTSGGPAPHPRFFTGFLTTPQAAAAGLLAVAEVARTRYHRPVSPASLDPVVTGSRDRLRFESFSGCCGVYARLDTLPAGLDGDVIEHGTTNVDVNNPLREALARVGGLDPLHLSVGPDDLTVATMNGPIVEKKVPLPARWLRGFAEVQILSATFEPRAEIPATEAATFLRRLPTTSDRSVLWAVPAGRSLRLTSRPVPGAVCLAGASRLTALRAMLRFAQTLRVYGPTVATGSAPTPSTWELDTGALRLSLTLSPEPYRGFSGEGAALTALASDDVADDANLVAAVLSWDPTIDVDRLATDTGLDPARVRAALAQLGTAGRVGYDVSEAAYFHRVMPYDAGRAERDNPRLVGARALRDAGAVHLDTATTATVHSGDQVYRVRQLPGGDFTCTCPWWAKHRGQRGPCRHALATRMSTAARAEERV, from the coding sequence GTGAGCGCAACGCAGACGTACCGGTACCTCGGATCCTCCACCCTCGCCAGCGACGGCCTCGGCCTGCAGACCAGCGGCGGACCCGCACCCCACCCCCGATTCTTCACCGGGTTCCTCACCACCCCCCAGGCGGCGGCCGCCGGCCTGCTCGCCGTCGCCGAGGTCGCCCGCACCCGCTACCACCGGCCCGTCAGCCCCGCCAGCCTCGACCCGGTGGTCACCGGCAGCCGCGACCGGCTCCGGTTCGAATCCTTCTCCGGCTGCTGCGGCGTCTACGCCCGCCTCGACACCCTGCCCGCCGGCCTCGACGGCGACGTGATCGAGCACGGCACCACCAACGTCGACGTCAACAACCCACTTCGCGAGGCACTGGCCCGCGTCGGCGGCCTCGACCCACTGCACCTGTCCGTCGGCCCCGACGACCTGACCGTCGCCACCATGAACGGCCCCATCGTGGAGAAGAAGGTCCCCCTCCCGGCGCGCTGGCTGCGCGGCTTCGCCGAGGTGCAGATCCTGTCGGCCACCTTCGAACCCCGCGCCGAGATCCCCGCCACCGAGGCGGCCACGTTCCTGCGCCGACTCCCCACCACCAGCGACCGCTCGGTCCTCTGGGCGGTGCCCGCCGGCCGATCCCTGCGACTGACCTCCCGACCCGTCCCCGGCGCCGTCTGCCTGGCCGGAGCGAGCCGACTCACCGCCCTCCGCGCCATGCTGCGCTTCGCCCAGACCCTGCGCGTGTACGGACCAACCGTCGCCACCGGCTCGGCACCCACACCGAGCACCTGGGAACTGGACACCGGCGCCCTGCGCCTCTCCCTCACCCTCTCACCCGAGCCGTACCGCGGATTCTCCGGCGAAGGCGCCGCCCTCACCGCCCTCGCCAGCGACGATGTCGCCGACGACGCCAACCTCGTCGCCGCCGTACTCTCCTGGGATCCCACCATCGACGTCGACCGGCTGGCCACCGACACCGGCCTCGACCCGGCCCGCGTCCGCGCCGCGCTCGCCCAGCTCGGCACCGCCGGCCGCGTCGGCTACGACGTCTCCGAGGCCGCGTACTTCCACCGGGTCATGCCCTACGACGCGGGCCGCGCCGAACGCGACAACCCCCGCCTCGTCGGCGCCCGGGCGCTGCGCGACGCCGGCGCCGTCCACCTCGACACCGCCACCACCGCCACCGTCCACAGCGGCGACCAGGTCTACCGGGTCCGCCAACTGCCCGGCGGCGACTTCACCTGCACCTGCCCCTGGTGGGCCAAGCATCGCGGCCAACGAGGGCCGTGCCGGCACGCGCTGGCCACCCGCATGTCGACCGCCGCGCGGGCGGAGGAGCGGGTGTGA
- a CDS encoding DUF6493 family protein: MRNAQQAFINSAVRRRRELAAGGTSDLFDLIQNASASQIVAALAGLPEQRRREIGAEVTTWFKQRQRTTWWTAGSGTALAVAVVGCLPTAAQAATILARNTVNPDGERAAALMSTVAEERGITWLGDLAHRLATKINQQTGIEHWRFAAALLRVTGTTAPANDRFVELWLDSVQLPDRRRAGRPATLIERLRDDPFLDAMLPRLFEIDGLGLRMTFDEVTTTWDERRRHVLPTALAQLATEGTIDRTVLIDGAIGRLLRGDRASALRAFTILLTELEPTTTEVATRATDYLRLLADAPAPAATMAQKALRDLPDLEIDTVLDTSRDVLLRPDKALVKAQLTWLDRLARHHRDRAAQVAEVIAVAAEHPAVELRDRANTLATRHGHDPTAGGIGPAKARPRGDDLPPPAPPAPAPAPITDVDELAEEVAALLGTPSQGTPLDRILDALVRLSATDGARVHAALAPVVERCHWSWGNEHRHDPLSLSEVVVDVLTTAPTTDQQARRRSRWETLLTALRRTDRQTPQPELVTTDPRVPPPHRLLRARLAEIGAHLAEPGHPGLLATPTHANGTLDPLTLIERLAALGDRPAWHWDLTQALLRLPADTDETVAGKAAALGTPAGERLATWLRAGGLPQPVTRAVTLTRRPRRNGYDWEYDQLPPKRILVELRPPDGYDDPYGLLTVDPAPIGVEHSAWANLLPSTLPGHRAVVAAYALPIVAATADMDQRGGTTMLPLLAETTGPGGPALDLALSYGLAARHGTDRIAALDALLALAAAGQLDATATGGHLGRLVAGQLVKLSRALEPLRDAAQARAPLTVWRLIAAALPSALAAPQPPRGLPDLLSLAAETASTTGTRIDVPGLVDVAGRGGSGRLVTEARRLHRALDTV, translated from the coding sequence GTGAGAAACGCACAGCAGGCGTTCATCAACAGCGCCGTACGGCGGCGACGGGAACTGGCCGCCGGCGGCACCAGCGACCTGTTCGACCTCATCCAGAACGCCTCCGCCAGCCAGATCGTGGCGGCCCTGGCCGGGCTGCCGGAGCAGCGCCGCCGGGAGATCGGCGCCGAGGTGACGACCTGGTTCAAACAGCGGCAACGCACCACCTGGTGGACGGCCGGCTCCGGCACCGCCCTGGCCGTCGCCGTGGTCGGCTGCCTACCCACCGCCGCGCAGGCCGCGACGATCCTCGCCCGCAACACGGTCAACCCCGACGGCGAACGCGCCGCCGCCCTGATGTCCACGGTCGCCGAGGAACGTGGCATCACCTGGCTCGGCGACCTGGCGCACCGGCTGGCCACGAAGATCAACCAGCAGACCGGGATCGAACACTGGCGGTTCGCCGCCGCGCTGCTGCGCGTCACCGGGACGACAGCACCGGCCAACGACCGGTTCGTCGAACTGTGGCTGGACTCGGTGCAACTGCCCGACCGGCGACGCGCCGGCCGACCGGCAACCCTGATCGAACGGCTCCGCGACGACCCGTTCCTCGACGCCATGCTGCCCCGGCTGTTCGAGATCGACGGCCTCGGCCTGCGCATGACGTTCGACGAGGTCACCACGACCTGGGACGAACGACGACGCCACGTCCTGCCGACCGCGCTGGCTCAGCTCGCCACCGAAGGGACCATCGACCGGACGGTCCTGATCGACGGCGCGATCGGCCGGCTGCTGCGCGGCGACCGGGCGTCGGCCCTGCGCGCCTTCACCATCCTGCTCACCGAACTCGAACCCACCACCACCGAGGTCGCCACCCGCGCCACCGACTACCTCCGCCTGCTCGCCGACGCGCCGGCGCCGGCCGCCACCATGGCGCAGAAGGCCCTACGGGACCTGCCCGACCTCGAGATCGACACCGTCCTCGACACCTCCCGCGACGTGCTGCTGCGACCGGACAAGGCACTCGTCAAGGCCCAACTCACCTGGCTCGACCGGCTAGCCCGCCACCACCGCGACCGGGCGGCCCAGGTCGCCGAGGTCATCGCCGTCGCCGCCGAACACCCCGCCGTCGAGCTACGCGACCGCGCCAACACCCTCGCCACCCGCCACGGACACGACCCGACAGCGGGCGGCATCGGCCCAGCGAAGGCCCGGCCCCGCGGCGACGACCTGCCCCCGCCCGCACCACCGGCACCGGCACCCGCCCCCATCACCGACGTCGACGAACTCGCCGAGGAGGTCGCCGCCCTGCTCGGCACCCCGTCACAGGGCACACCGCTGGACCGCATCCTCGACGCGCTGGTCCGGCTCTCCGCCACCGACGGCGCCCGGGTGCACGCCGCCCTCGCCCCCGTCGTCGAACGCTGCCACTGGTCCTGGGGCAACGAACACCGCCACGACCCCCTCTCCCTGTCCGAGGTGGTCGTCGACGTCCTCACCACCGCCCCGACCACCGACCAGCAGGCCCGCCGACGCAGCCGGTGGGAGACACTGCTCACCGCGCTGCGCCGCACCGACCGGCAGACACCGCAGCCGGAACTGGTCACCACCGACCCCCGGGTGCCCCCACCCCACCGGCTGCTCCGAGCCCGCCTCGCCGAGATCGGCGCGCACCTCGCCGAGCCGGGACACCCCGGCCTGCTCGCCACCCCCACCCACGCCAACGGCACCCTCGACCCGCTCACCCTGATCGAGCGCCTCGCGGCCCTCGGCGACCGCCCAGCCTGGCACTGGGACCTCACCCAGGCCCTGCTGCGCCTACCCGCCGACACCGACGAGACGGTCGCCGGCAAGGCCGCGGCGCTGGGCACCCCGGCGGGGGAGCGGCTCGCCACCTGGCTGCGCGCCGGCGGACTGCCACAACCCGTCACGCGCGCCGTCACCCTCACCCGACGCCCCCGCCGCAACGGCTACGACTGGGAGTACGACCAACTACCGCCCAAGCGCATCCTCGTCGAGCTGCGCCCACCCGACGGATACGACGACCCGTACGGACTGCTGACCGTCGACCCCGCACCGATCGGTGTCGAGCACTCCGCCTGGGCGAACCTGCTGCCGTCGACCCTGCCGGGACACCGGGCAGTCGTCGCCGCGTACGCCCTGCCGATCGTGGCCGCCACCGCGGACATGGACCAACGCGGCGGCACGACCATGCTGCCGCTGCTCGCCGAAACCACCGGCCCCGGCGGACCGGCCCTCGACCTCGCCCTGTCCTACGGCCTCGCGGCCCGCCACGGCACCGACCGGATCGCCGCCCTGGACGCCCTGCTCGCCCTCGCCGCGGCCGGGCAGCTCGACGCCACCGCGACGGGCGGACACCTCGGCCGACTCGTCGCCGGGCAACTGGTGAAGCTGTCCAGGGCACTCGAACCACTACGCGACGCCGCCCAGGCCCGAGCACCGCTGACCGTGTGGCGACTGATCGCCGCCGCACTGCCGTCGGCACTCGCCGCACCCCAGCCCCCGCGCGGCCTGCCGGACCTGCTGAGCCTCGCGGCCGAGACGGCCAGCACGACCGGCACCCGCATCGACGTGCCCGGCCTGGTCGACGTCGCCGGCCGGGGCGGATCCGGCCGCCTCGTCACCGAGGCCCGACGCCTGCACCGCGCACTCGACACGGTATGA
- a CDS encoding helix-turn-helix transcriptional regulator, translating into MTSRDAADQHLRDLARLRRVRDRIDREYAQPLDVEALARGANMSAGHLSRQFRQAYGESPYAYLMTRRIERAMALLRRGDLSVTEVCFAVGCSSLGTFSTRFTELVGVPPSTYRARTAHATAEMPACIAKQVTRPIRNREARARQPQLA; encoded by the coding sequence GTGACCAGCAGAGACGCCGCCGACCAGCACCTACGCGACCTCGCCCGGCTGCGCCGCGTCCGCGACCGCATCGACCGCGAGTACGCACAGCCCCTGGACGTCGAGGCGCTCGCCCGCGGCGCGAACATGTCAGCCGGACACCTCAGCCGCCAGTTCCGCCAGGCGTACGGCGAGTCACCGTACGCCTACCTCATGACCCGGCGCATCGAACGCGCCATGGCGCTGCTGCGCCGTGGCGACCTCAGCGTCACCGAAGTCTGTTTCGCCGTCGGCTGCTCCTCGCTGGGCACCTTCAGCACCCGCTTCACCGAACTGGTCGGTGTGCCGCCGAGCACCTACCGCGCCCGGACGGCTCACGCGACGGCGGAGATGCCAGCGTGCATCGCGAAACAGGTGACCAGACCGATCAGGAATCGAGAAGCACGCGCCAGGCAGCCGCAACTAGCCTGA